AGACCAGTGAAAATCAAAGCCACCACTGTAGTGTGTCATTTCAATACCTAGTGGATTGACTGTGTATAAAAGATTGGCAATAAGAAGAGTTGGTGGAGAAATGGGGCCTCGTGTTGTTACTGGTGGGATGTACATAGTGCAGCCGCCAACACAGATAGACCTTGAAAAGAGCTGTTAGAAATGAAGCTAGACACAAAGGCTAGATACCGATTCTGTTTATGTAGCATGCTCATGGCATTAAATCCATAGTGATACAACACTAGTTAGTGACTGCTACGTGGCAGGAGACTGGTGCATGGCTGCTATTGGCTGTGCCAGATGCTACCTTCTGAATGTTAGTCTGACACTGACACAGTTTttacattgttgttgttgtcactgGCAGTGCAATTTGGGAGGAAGAGAGTATGGAATATAATGGAAAGTGCTTATAtctagcctggagcttgctatgtagactatgctggccttgaacacacagagatccacctgtctctgcctctccagtgatgggcttaaaggtgtgagtcatcaCTCCAGCAGTGCGGGGAGATCTTACAGAGTCCCAgagttcctttttcatttttcaaagtctcatgtagcccaggctatctcaGACTCACTATATAGTAAACGATAACCCTCAATTTCCAATCTCCCTGCTTCCACTTCTAAGGGTTTGGATCATAGGTGTGTAACACTACACCAGGTTTTACAGGTGTGCAGCACtacaccatgcctggttttatgtggtgctagggattaaacccaggacttTATACAGGTAGCTAGACTCTCTGTCAGCAGAAATCCTTCCCCTGCCATGAGTGGCTCTGGAGGAGTCTCTTAGAGTTGGGGCTCAGGAGTGTTGATTGTACAACCTTAGGAATATCCCAGAAGCCATTAAATTGTATGCTTCAAAAGGATAAACTTTATGGTATGTGAATCATATCtgtaaaaatataatttgaaaaaaaatgttacctcAGATTTCCCTGACCTGTTAGCATTTGAATTCATGTCAGTTGAGTAGTTTATGGAACACATGGTAAGTAACAGGCACCTCAGCCGTCTAGGTGGTTCCTCTTCCACCCCTCAAGACACAGTGCAGCTTTGTGAGCCTCAGGTCAGAAGCTTTCCCCATGCCATGGTCCTTCCTCTAAGGCTCCATCTGTTTAGCAGATAATTTTGGTAACTGGAGGGAACAAGACAAATTAAACACTGCCCTTAGGTGGTGGCCATTACCATGGCCTAGTTTAACACAAGGTTGGAAAAGCCATTGGGCTTTGTTTTCCTGAAGGACATGACACCAGAAATGCTGTGGCCTGCTGGCCTTTTTGAATGACAGTGTGAAGGAAACAGGGGCAGGAAACAATGGTGTACTGGCTGTCTTCACCTGGCTTCTCAGGTATTCTGTTCTTAATGCTTCAGGACAAGCCGACTATGTTTTAGTTGACTGATCGTTATTGAATGATGTTTCTTCCTTAAAGAATTTGATGTAAAAATGCCTTCTTCTAAAAATCTTGAACTAACATTGTTGGTTCACAGGCTTTATTTTTCTATCATGTACTGAcagaaattttatgttttctgtgacATTTTTTGTGAACTTTTCATTCAGCAATGTGGTCTTGACCGGGGCATTTTCACTGTGGCCCAATTGACTCCTGCTGCTTAATAACATCTTTTCATTCTGACCTGAAGGCTCACACTGAGTAGAACTGAGGTACGGTGTGTCCCCTCATTAGTCAAGTGTATTTCTTTTccacaaaaatactcaaaatcgATCTTAATATGTAAGTACTCCTACTTAGTTccaatttcatatatatttgtatggaAGGCTGGCAATTAAGACTGGAGTCCCAGTCTAgtcccagactagccttgaacttgccttCCACCTGCTTCAGTCCCAGACTCTGCGTCAATTTAGTATTAGTGATGGGTTTGGAATTCCATGAAAACAGAACCTTGTCCTCCTGTGTGAGCCTGGAATCCATCCTCATGCCTCACACATCATAGTCTTGTGTTTGTTGTATGAGTGCACACTGTAGTATCTATACCTACTGCTTTGTAATAGACCTTACAGCGTCCTGAGTTGAAAATGGTGGAATAATTTTTCTcaatgtttttgtctttctttaggttggtatTTTGTATGGCATCTATTTTTATCTAAATTCAAGTTTCTACGGGAACTGGTGGGAGACACAGGATCCCAGGAAGGAGATCATGAGCCCTCCGGGTCTGAAACAGAAGAGGACCCTTCGGCTTCACCACATAGGATCAGATCTGCTCGACAGAGAAGAGCGCCTGCTGCTGACGAAGGCCACTGACCGCCCTACGAGAATATGCTCTAAGGCAGTTAGGAGCCTCTGTCTTTAGTGACCTGGCTTTGAAAGTTACTGTGACTGAGGAACATTTGCAATTGGATTTCTATCCAGTTCAAAAAAAATTTACAAGTAAGCCATATAGAAAATAAAGGGAATTTAAACCAAATTGGACTGTTACAGATTTCGTCTTGGATATTTTGCTTCACTGGGTCTACTTAACACTCTTActctttggatttttcttttttctttttgcactgGTGTAAATCTGTAAACATTTCAGGCTTGAAAAAACATGATGTTAATAGTCATAAAATGTACCCTTTTCTTGACATTTTAGCTTGTTAATTCAGGATGTATCTCATTACTGTCAACCAGGTGGTAGTCTTGTCATTATCCTAGCTCATACATATGTGAGTTTGCATCTAGTTACAGTGTCATTACCTCAGCTGATGTGTATACTGTTGGTATCAAATATATCAGGTCtaattggcattttaaaaatgtcttcaaaaAGTACCATTAATCAGCATTGAAATGGAAGGTTATTGCATATGCAGAAAACCATGTAGACAGCAGTGGAGCAAGCATGTTTGATATTAGTGATGCCAACATTCGCTGCTGGAGAAATGATCACAAGTCAATGTTTCTTtgcaaagaaacaacaaaatgctTTTACTGGACTTAAGAAAAGAAGATACCCACAAGTTGATGAAGATATGCTATATTTTGTCAGTGAGACATTTGCAAAACAGGGCCGGAGAAATTGCCAAAATCCTCAGAAATGATCTAACAAAATTCAAAGCAAGAAGAGACTGGTGTGGCCACTTCACAGAGAGGACTGCTGTTAAGACATGAAATGCTCTCTCCGGAGCTGCCTGCTGGTATTAGACAGAAGGCAGTGGTAGGCATCCCGTCAGGAAATGCCGCATCACAAAACAGATCTAATGACTAATTTGAAGTGGTTTGGAAGAAGGGTGCTTGGAATGTGAAGTTACAGTTATAACTTAACCAGTTAATTTCACACATTCTTTACATAGGCACAAGATTTATGTGATAAAACTATTTTAGAACATGGGATAAATACAAACTAAAATGTTTTTCTGTGATACAAGGCATATGTCCTAGCTTAACGGGCAGTGTTTTTTTCTTAGAGCTACATATGGGGCATCTTAATTGATGCTCACCTAGATTAAGTAAAAATTTGTAAATTTACTTTTCAAGATAGCATTTATTTATTGGAGAACTTAATTATAAGTCTTACAGTGTTAACAGTTATTTTCTATGAAATGCTTTTGGGGTAAACCTATTGGGGGTTTTAGAGGTATAGTTAGGAATCTAAGAACTGTCTTCTCCTTTAGGGAGAGTGAGATTGGTCCCTCCTTTATATGGGGACTCTTTATGAGGGCTTGTGTTGTGGAGAAAATACTTCAGACCTCAAAGAGTACTAGGGCTTGAAACAGTGGTTGAAAAAACCTGCTTACCTGTGTAAAATGCCTCTTGCCAGGAGTCCGTGTTTGTTTTAACTGAACTTTGGACTGTTTACTAAAGAGAGATGGATTAATGAACTTTCTAGTGTTGTCTGCTCTAGACAGAAATGAGCTGCAAAGTCAAGTTCCTTTCCTGGTTCCTGTTCTTCATGGTTGTGTTTAATCTTGTTTGATACCTCATTCTTCATTCtggcagattttatttattgtctacTGGCACTGCCCCAAATTGAGTTCCTTAAGAACTGTTTGTAGACATCCTAGCCCTTTGGGCACACAGGAAGTTTAGAGGAAAGCCTTCATGTATACATTTTCTGGGGAAGATGCCCAACAGCTGAGAGTGGCATCTGTTCTGTTCTTCATAGGGCATACTATGACCAGAAGGCATGAAGAGCAGTGGTATTGTTTCTAGCATTGGTTTTTAACGATTCTTATACTAACTAAATGTCACTAAGTGGGTTAAGGTGCCCCAAGGCATCTTGATACCCGGAGGTTGTTTacgttagattttttttttcataatctaATGTTTTGAgctccaggtttttttttttttttttgcttatgttttgCAGTGGTTATCTAAGGTTTATATAGCAATAGGAAAAACTTTAAGCTGCAGGTGAGCTCTCTGTTGTGTCAGTATTAAAGAATGGTGGCTGATGTCATCACCCCTCACCCGTCCAACCTATAACCAGGCCCAAACTAATctgtagatatatatatatagggcaTTATTtattggtgtttatgtttctagCATATATTATAAAACTTTAACAAAAACTGGTTGGCCCGAGAAATAGTACCTTATGGTGTAACAGCTCATACTTCCGTGAAGACATTTTGGATGCCAGTATGAAGCGTCTAAGGCATAGTGCTTTGTGAAAAATTGCTTTCATGGATCTCCTTTACCCCACCAAGAGAAGAGAAACCATTGTCCCTCCTGGTGAAGTGCTTTTGTAGTTGTTATAAGTGTCACACCTGCATTCTCAGGTTCTCATTGCAAGGGGTGTGGCCAAACTTCCAAGtttaaagacacaacataccactACTAGAGTCTTGCCTGATGACATCATCTCTTTGAGGATGGATTAGAAACTTGAGGACTCAGGTAGATTGTTGTAGTTTCTTCACAGCCAACCCTTCCCAAATTTTCTGTGGTTTGCCTCtgaaggtaggtgtgtgtgtgtgtgtgtgtgtgtgtgtgtgtgtgtgtgtgtgtgtgtgtgtgtgtgtgtgtgtttgcacattgCCCATGTTGTGGCATGGCTCAGATTTAAATGCCAAAACACTAAAGATTTGTCTAAAAGTTAGTTGAGGCGTTAAATACACCCGAAGATAGCTTTTTAACTGAATGGCTTCTCACCGTGGAAGTAGATACTGGATAGCTATTTCATGGACATCTTGGCCTCTTTGTTTAGATTAGACTTGACCATTTCAAAATGGTATTTTGTTAAAAGTTTAGAATATGTATGTGCTGACGTCTGGAACATGATGGAAAGCAGTACATGTTTCATGTTAAGAGGAACGATGTTTGAAGTTATTCTGAGTCCACAGTGCAATCTTTTTTAAAGTCAGTTTTCCTGAGACGGTGTCTGACTGTGACTGGTAACCAGTGTAACTGCAGATCTTGACTGGTAAAGtgcttttatatttgaaattgaCTTCATAAAGCCAATGGGCAGTCCTCTGAGCTCGGAAAAGCTCAGGCAACTGTCGAATGGCGTTGGGTTATAGAATCTAGAATCAAAGTACCTTGTATTGTCTGCTGTTCAAGTGTCCCTGAGTTAGAAACTTCTAACATATTACGTTTTTACCCTGTATTAGTAGAAGCTGCATCTCCATTTGTCGGAGCACATGCTGCCTGCTGAGGACGGTCTAGCATTAACCTCCATGCCAGTTCTATGCATAACCATTCACCAAACACTGCTGCTGTGGTTTCTAACAGGAGCCCCTCTGTCCTGTGCTATGATGCATTGTCACCTTGTTGCTTGGCAAATACATTGTAAGGAATTAGAGCTGTGTGTGTTAATAGTACCTTTATATAAATAACAAGATGTAAAATACAGATGAGGGATATGCAAATGAGTGATGTTCCTGTCTTAGAATATCTAAAGCTTCTTGcacagaataaaggaaaatgaaagtaagCAAGCGTATGTCTCGTTGATTAAGGATAATGAGTGCACTGGGTGCTTTGGATATGATGGGATTCTaaagggttttttcttttcttttttttttttctttttatgggtCCACACTTCTGCACCCCACTTCACCAACTTTAGAAGTCTTAAGAATTGGGAGGATAGTAATAGCATCCACCATGCTAGGAAATTAATGTAGAGCCTAAAAGACAATGTAGCCCAGCCTGTCGGTGTGCTTAATCATACTGAACCTTCCATCATTCAACAGCCTCAAGAGCTTGCTGATTTGCTTGCTGTAGCACATGTTTCACTTTTAACACTGACAACCAGGAAGATCAGAGGAACTGAATACTGCCAAGTGAGCGGATCCAGGGAGAACCTGTTGGAAGTAGAAAAACCATGGATTCCAGTGTCTGAGCCAATGTTTTTCTTCAGTGCTCAGGTGCCAGAATATAGGACAGGAAACGGGACTTTGCCAGGGTTGGTTAGGAGAATCACTTCTAGTGTCAAAGACTTGGCATGGTGAGCAGCACttagaaatagagcaaaatgTTCTGGAGGAACTATGAGACTGTTCTTACTCCCATCTGCACCACTGGTCCAACCACCTGGCATAAAGATGATGCTGTTTTTGAAGGACTTGGAGAGAAGGCACTAGCTACAGTCGTAGTTTTCCAGGTAGTAGGCATACACAAGGACAGGGCCTTGCATGTGAAGCTGTGTGTTATTTCTGGAACTGAGAATGCAAATGGTTTGACAGTAGCGATGTGTGAAAGAGCTAGACTACAAAGGACATTGTATATAACGATATACAAGCCACATGTGATGGtattgaagttttgtttttgttttgtatgtacacagcattctgtctgcatgtatccctgcaggccaaaagagggcaccagatcttattacagatggttgtgagctgtcatgtggtttctgggacttGAATTcacaacctctggaagagcagtttttaaccctgagccatctctccagcccctgcagtaTTTCTGATAACTGCTTCTTgaatgtagcctaggctgacctcaagtcaccatccccctgcctcagccttatgCCACAGCAGGCTTGGAATATTTCACAAATGTGAATACAAATTGGTGTTCTTGAATGACTATTCTTCCAGGCACCTGGATTGGGTACAGATGGTTTAGAAAGATCATGTTACCTATGAGGACAGATTTGACATACTATAAACAGGATGTCCCTTTCACTGGGCTGGGCAGAGACATGGCCATTTGGACAGTAGTACTAAATATGGGGCCTTTGGGGTTAAAGAGTAAGATGAGATTGGCCTGTGAATGCAAGGAGGGGGGTGGATGATAACGTCAACATTTTAGGTTGGTAGTTGATAACAGAGCATTGCATGTAGGAAGAGATTTGAGCTTGAGTATTAGAAGGTTCAAGTCTAGTTGAAGGCCTCTAACTGAGTTTGGGAATACTTTTTTGTCACTTTGACAGAATGTGAGGTATGAGAGTTCTAACTTGGTGTTTAGGTTAATGTGGATAATGAAGTGATAAGTAAAGGATATGACACCCTCCCTCCCCCTGGAAAGAGCTGGAAGAAGTAACCTACACAGCATGGCTATGGTTTGACTATTTTTGTCTCTGACAATTTGTTTCAAGAGTAGCCCAGTGCCACAAATGTTGGATGATGaggcttttgggggggggtgtctggaACTGGGGGATTCTGCCTTCATGAATGGTTAATGAgactaaaaatattaaatgtgttGAGGGGGTGGGCTTGCTCTGTTTTTGCTCGTAGACCATGTCAAGGGACATCATCCTAGACTCAGATATCACTCCACCAGTGTCTTGCTCTTCGGCTTTCAGCTTGGGAACTGAGAGAAAGGGGTTCCACATGATAAATTACCCAGGCTAGGGTATTCTGTGATAGCAGCACAGGAACAGGCCCCTAAAGAACATCACCATTTCAGACATTGACAAAAAGTCCATTATGGATGCTGAGAAAGACTGATAGAGAAACAGGGGCACCCACCGCAGAGTGATGATATCCTGGGAGCAAAACAGAATGGCAAGAACAAGGGTTGGAGCTGAGTGATGGTGCTGCTGTCTGTCAGGAATTGGTAACAGGAAGCTGATGCAGTGGTTCATGCCTAAAATAAGAGTCTGTAATCCTGGAAAGGAACAGTCAGAAGAACTTTATGGGGGTTGATTTCACAGGGTTGGTGATAAGATACAACAGGTAAAGAATGCAGATCAGCCAGCAATGGAGGATGGTGGGATAGAACATGTTGGAAGAGACAGATTGAGAGTGAGACTAAGTCATGTGACAGAAACAAAAATGGCCAACCTAGATCCTAGGTTGATGTTTTTCAGTCAGCTTAGCAGCTGcacatgaatctactgatattttaattaacatCTGCGGCTCCACAGTCCTGCAGTCAGTGTCTCACCAGCCACTCAGGCCACAGCTTGGTGTGTCTTCCAGTGCTGTAGCCTGACTGCCATGGTCACCatatgcagttttaaattaaGTATCATCTTATTTATCAGTAAGTCTTAGgagtcaaaggctggggtgaaaacctactagctcagagaagttgagtagcaactagctgaccttgTTTTTTTTGGCTGGAGACACTGCAAGAGACATGTCTCTTCCCTCATTCCAGAACCAAAAGGAAGCTCAGACTCTCATctaccctttccttcctgtgtgtcctCTCATCCAAATTGCTGATTTCTCTATAGCTAGTTCTAGTCAGTTAGTCACTGGCTCTGCCCCCCTCATTCAGGGTAAACTTTATTTAACTGTTATTTATTTAACAGTCTCAAAGTGTCATAGtgcaatcaaaatatcccacaacactagATTAAAAGTTAAGAGAAATGAGATCCTATCCAAATGTTATAACTTGGTACTTTTCCTTGGTCTTTTAAATGGGAGACTTAGGTCTGACTTTTAGAATATTCACTGTATTAATATATAAACAACCAGTTACTATCCCTGCTATTCATTCATCTTTGTAACTGTAGAAGTCTTCCAAGGACAACTTGCTCCAGAAGTTGCTCAGTTCATTAAAAATGTCAGTTAAGAGGGATTCACAAAACATGCATTCATTCTATATTATTTCTGAATAAGACCAGGACAATTCTCCCGGCTCCCTTTTTAACCTGATTGCAGATCCAGTGAGTTTCTTTCATCTTGTCTTTGCAAAGGTCAGATTTAATTCTCTGATTCAGTCTTGTTATCTGAAGAACAGACCTTTGCaaagagtttgtttttttaaaccataTTATCCATGATACCATAGTATGTGTACCTGCATgtatttgagacagtctcactctgtgtCTTGTGACGGTCTCCGGCTCAGTGCAtaactcaggctagcctcagtCCCTCTAGAACTGCATCTGGCTCAGTATGTGTATTTTAAACTTAACCACTTAGATGGACAGGACTTTTAGCATCTTGCCTCCTTGAAAATTTCTCAGTACATTCAAACAATTTTCCATAGGAACATCACCTCTCTCCTTATTTGCTGTAATATTTAGTTGAAAGTGTGTGACTACAATATCAGAGATAAGTAGAGTATGCATACTCATGTTTGGGAATGAGTTTCATTAAACATTAAGACTCATTAGTGAGAACAGAACTGTGAGCCTACACTGACCTATCCTATTCATGATGGACTTGGGCATCTTGTGTAGAAGCCAATGAGAACCTTAGCCTGGTGTCCAGCACATTCTGTGTCTACTCCCACCTTGCCTTCCTCCTGACATAGGACAAACACTGCCTGTCTAGAtgtgtctcccttccttcctcctttccagcAAATCGACACTGCCAGTGACTTCTCACTCCATGTCAACTGGATCTGTCCTTTTCACACAAATACTcttgaaggaatgaaggaaaagcCTTCTCTTCATGTCAGACCCTACTGCCTCTGTGACATCTCTGGCAGAAACTGGGGGACAACTTTAAGTCCTCAAGTTGACCTGGCATTTCCtgtggttctttccttccttccttccttccttccttccttccttccttccttccttccttccttccttccttccttcctcgaAATGTGCTTTTCCTTGGACTATATGGCACAAATTCTGGATTGTATTCCTGCTCATTTGGCCCTGCCCCTATCCCATGAACAGCCTGAAGCAGAACCTGACAGCTCACGAGCCTTAGTTCTAGCCCTGCTCTTACCCTGTGTGCCTTCTCTGGGCTGTTGTACTTGTGCCTTCAAATGTTTTCATCACTGGGACCCTGTTTCTTTCTTGAGCCAACTCCCTTCTTAGTACCTCCTTTGGCTGTCTTAAAGACTGAGGGATTGGGGAGGTGGTTGGTCGGTAAGAATGTTGCCAAAACAttaggacccaggttcagattCGTAGTACTGGGGACCGGGGGCATGTGGTGGGGCTGAGAAAGTGTGGGGTGTACAGATCAACAAGCATTTGTAATCCTGGGCGGAGAGATCAGTGGATTCCTGGAGATCATTGGCTAACTGGCCTAGCTAAATCAGTGAGCCCAAGggtcagagagagaccctgtttaaaaactaaaaagaaaggaaggcatgGCTCTGTGATGATTGAAAATAATGTGgagaagtgactgaggaagacactcaacattgactgctggcctccacacatgtgcacacacacacacacacacacacacacacacacacacacacacacacacatcccttgcacacataatacacatacaaACTACAGGTCAAACTCAACATCAAATTTATGTATGGTCCCTAACCAGGTTCTAAcctggtgttcttttttttttctgtgccccCAAACAATTGTTTACATCCATAGCCTCAGTGTGGCCCTCTACAC
The DNA window shown above is from Cricetulus griseus strain 17A/GY chromosome 3, alternate assembly CriGri-PICRH-1.0, whole genome shotgun sequence and carries:
- the Smim13 gene encoding small integral membrane protein 13 isoform X2 — its product is MWHNVGLTLLVFVATLLIVLLLMVCGWYFVWHLFLSKFKFLRELVGDTGSQEGDHEPSGSETEEDPSASPHRIRSARQRRAPAADEGH